The following proteins are encoded in a genomic region of Candidatus Moraniibacteriota bacterium:
- the rpmG gene encoding 50S ribosomal protein L33, with protein MATKTKENLVKMKCSECKRITYYTSRNKKKIKEKLEMNKYCKFCKKHTLHKEMK; from the coding sequence ATGGCAACAAAAACTAAGGAAAATTTGGTAAAGATGAAATGCAGCGAATGCAAAAGAATTACATATTATACTTCACGCAACAAGAAGAAGATCAAAGAGAAGTTAGAAATGAATAAGTATTGTAAATTTTGTAAAAAACATACACTGCACAAGGAAATGAAATAA
- a CDS encoding tetratricopeptide repeat protein, which yields MLNYIIPPIVIIISLSVLVIFFSRKAQQIPAQENSKEEGEKKPKRKISMVISAVGQFMLKILERLMHKFKLLSLKFHNISNSWFHSIHEKRQRKIIEQQETEKSQDIKENDKSKENIIQEKLPKNIQDEKPIRPLIREAVTNPQMENKEKSKLEEALIKRIAINPRDIEAYERLGDYYLESKNFRDSHECFKQVLMLSPSHYKAKIRIRKIEKMIIM from the coding sequence ATGTTGAATTATATAATACCACCAATTGTAATTATTATAAGTCTTTCAGTGCTTGTAATATTTTTTTCCCGTAAAGCCCAACAGATTCCAGCTCAAGAAAATTCCAAAGAGGAAGGAGAAAAAAAACCAAAGAGAAAAATTTCTATGGTTATTTCTGCAGTTGGACAATTTATGCTGAAAATTTTAGAAAGACTTATGCATAAATTCAAGTTATTATCGTTAAAATTCCATAATATAAGTAACAGCTGGTTTCATTCCATACACGAGAAAAGGCAACGCAAAATTATTGAACAGCAGGAAACAGAAAAATCACAAGATATAAAAGAAAATGACAAAAGTAAGGAGAATATTATTCAAGAAAAACTTCCCAAAAATATTCAAGACGAGAAGCCTATTCGTCCCTTAATTCGTGAAGCTGTAACTAATCCGCAGATGGAAAATAAGGAGAAAAGCAAATTAGAAGAAGCTCTTATAAAAAGGATTGCAATAAATCCTCGTGATATTGAAGCATATGAAAGATTGGGTGATTATTATTTGGAAAGTAAGAATTTTCGCGATTCGCATGAATGTTTCAAACAAGTTCTGATGCTGAGCCCGTCTCATTATAAAGCAAAAATTAGAATCCGTAAGATTGAAAAAATGATAATAATGTAA